The proteins below come from a single Bubalus kerabau isolate K-KA32 ecotype Philippines breed swamp buffalo chromosome 19, PCC_UOA_SB_1v2, whole genome shotgun sequence genomic window:
- the CCNK gene encoding cyclin-K, translating into MKENKENSSPSVTSANLDHTKPCWYWDKKDLAHTPSQLEGLDPATEARYRREGARFIFDVGTRLGLHYDTLATGIIYFHRFYMFHSFKQFPRYVTGACCLFLAGKVEETPKKCKDIIKTARSLLNDVQFGQFGDDPKEEVMVLERILLQTIKFDLQVEHPYQFLLKYAKQLKGDKNKIQKLVQMAWTFVNDSLCTTLSLQWEPEIIAVAVMYLAGRLCKFEIQEWTSKPMYRRWWEQFVQDVPVDVLEDICHQILDLYSQGKQQMPHHTPHQLQQPPSLQPTPQAPPVPPSQPPAGPEPPQPPQKDSQQPAQQPPPPPAQPPKKASPQPSPPRQAKRAVVVSPKEENKAAEPPPPKIPKIEPTHPPLPPAHPPPDRKPPLAAALGEAEPPGPVEASDLPKVQIPPPAHPAPVHQPPPLPHRPPPPPPSSYITGMSTSSSYMSGEGYQSLQSMMKTEGPSYGALPPAYGPPAHLPYHPHVYPPNPPPPPVPPPPASFPPPAIPPPTPGYPPPPPTYNPNFPPPPPRLPPTHAVPPHPPPGLGLPPASYPPPAVPPGGQPPVPPPIPPPGMPPVGGLGRAAWMR; encoded by the exons ATGAAGGAGAATAAAGAAAATTCAAGCCCTTCAGTAACCTCAGCAAACCTGGACCACACAAAACCATGTTGGTACTGGGATAAAAAAGACTTGGCTCATACACCCTCACAGCTAGAAGGACTTGATCCGGCCACTGAGGCCCGGTACCGCCGAGAAGGGGCACGGTTCATCTTTGATGTGGGCACACGTTTGGGACT ACACTATGACACCCTGGCAACtggaataatttattttcatcGCTTCTATATGTTCCATTCCTTCAAGCAATTTCCAAGATAT GTAACAGGAGCTTGTTGTCTCTTTCTGGCTGGGAAAGTAGAAGAAACaccaaaaaaatgtaaagatatcATCAAAACAGCACGGAGTTTATTAAATGATGTACAGTTTGGCCAGTTTGGAGATGACCCAAAG gaAGAAGTAATGGTTCTGGAGAGAATCTTACTGCAGACCATAAAGTTCGATTTACAGGTAGAACACCCGTACCAGTTCCTGCTCAAGTATGCGAAACAGCTCAAAG gtgacaaaaacaaaattcaaaaattgGTTCAAATGGCATGGACATTCGTCAATGACAG TCTCTGCACGACCTTGTCACTACAGTGGGAGCCAGAGATCATAGCAGTGGCGGTGATGTATCTTGCGGGGCGTTTGTGCAAGTTTGAAATACAGGAATGGACCTCCAAACCCATGTACAGGAGATGGTGGGAGCAGTTCGTGCAAGACGTCCCTGTGGATGTTTTGGAAG ACATCTGCCACCAAATCCTGGATCTGTACTCCCAAGGGAAACAACAGATGCCTCATCACACCCCCCACCAGCTGCAGCAGCCCCCGTCTCTCCAGCCCACACCGCAAGCGCCACCCGTGCCACCGTCACAGCCGCCTGCAGGCCCCGAGCCGCCCCAGCCCCCGCAGAAGGACTCGCAGCAGCCGGCccagcagccgccgccgccgccggcccaGCCACCCAAGAAAGCATCCCCGCAGCCTAGTCCCCCCCGCCAGGCGAAGCGAGCCGTG gTTGTTTCTCCCAAAGAAGAGAACAAAGCAGCAG aaccaCCACCACCTAAAATCCCCAAAATCGAGCCCACTCACCCTCCGTTGCCTCCAGCCCATCCACCTCCAG ACCGGAAGCCACCCCTCGCAGCCGCTTTGGGTGAGGCCGAGCCTCCAGGCCCCGTGGAAGCCAGCGACCTCCCCAAGGTCCAGATCCCTCCTCCGGCCCACCCGGCGCCCGTGCACCAGCCGCCGCCGCTGCCACACcggccgccaccgccgccgccctCCAGCTACATAACGGGGATGTCCACCAGCAGCTCCTACATGTCCGGGGAGGGCTACCAgagcctgcagtccatgatgAAGACCGAGGGCCCCTCCTACGGGGCACTGCCCCCCGCCTACGGCCCGCCGGCCCACCTGCCCTACCACCCCCACGTCTACCCACCCAACCCGCCCCCGCCGCCcgtgcccccaccccccgcctcctTCCCGCCACCTGccatccctcccccaactccTGGCTACCCTCCGCCCCCGCCCACCTACAACCCCAacttcccgcccccaccccctcgcctgccccccacccacgCGGTCCCGCCACACCCGCCCCCGGGCCTGGGCCTGCCACCAGCCAGCTACCCGCCCCCCGCGGTGCCCCCGGGGGGACAGCCCCCGGTGCCCCCGCCCATCCCCCCACCTGGCATGCCTCCTGTCGGGGGACTGGGGCGGGCAGCCTGGATGAGATAA